A single genomic interval of Desulfovibrio sp. harbors:
- the mreC gene encoding rod shape-determining protein MreC gives MTLRRILILAGIMLILFLAMYSWNQRTRALDDLAAEIGLELAGAVLKPLRSLQDSGQDMWDRYFDLVAVREENEDLKQRVNELEAKLLANGEDMAELKRLRALIQLPVDQSWRPLGARVLAGRMGPNAVLDSITISRGYSTGGRPGTPIVTHQGLVGRVLKASAHSAIALLLTDPGSRIAVFAQETRAPGILTGHGTGQPMEVNFVQRAARVHEGEILITSGLDGKYPKGIPVAKVLSVAPSDYTQFMAIKAEPLVDLHHLEEVLLLEPTGIAPPPDLGAPPKEIHGPPAPARPGS, from the coding sequence GTGACCCTGCGGCGTATTCTCATTCTTGCGGGCATCATGCTCATCCTTTTTCTTGCCATGTACTCCTGGAATCAACGCACGCGCGCGCTGGACGACCTTGCGGCGGAAATCGGCCTCGAACTGGCCGGAGCCGTGCTCAAGCCCCTGCGCAGCCTCCAGGATTCCGGTCAGGACATGTGGGACCGCTATTTTGACCTTGTGGCCGTTCGTGAAGAAAACGAAGACCTCAAGCAGCGCGTCAACGAGCTTGAGGCCAAACTGCTGGCCAACGGCGAAGACATGGCGGAACTCAAGCGCTTGCGCGCCCTCATCCAGTTGCCGGTAGACCAGAGCTGGCGCCCTCTCGGCGCGCGGGTGCTGGCCGGGCGCATGGGCCCCAACGCCGTGCTTGACAGCATCACCATCAGCCGTGGCTACAGCACGGGCGGCCGACCCGGCACGCCCATCGTCACCCATCAGGGTCTTGTGGGCCGCGTGCTCAAGGCCAGCGCTCACAGCGCCATTGCCCTGCTGCTCACTGATCCTGGCAGCCGCATCGCCGTCTTTGCGCAAGAAACCCGCGCCCCCGGCATCCTTACCGGGCACGGCACCGGCCAGCCGATGGAAGTGAATTTCGTGCAGCGCGCGGCAAGGGTGCACGAAGGGGAAATACTCATCACCTCCGGGCTGGACGGCAAATACCCCAAGGGCATACCCGTGGCCAAGGTGCTCAGCGTCGCCCCCTCTGACTACACCCAGTTCATGGCCATCAAGGCCGAACCGCTGGTGGACCTGCACCATCTGGAAGAAGTGCTGCTGCTGGAGCCCACAGGCATAGCGCCGCCTCCGGATCTGGGCGCGCCGCCCAAAGAAATTCACGGGCCTCCCGCGCCCGCTCGCCCCGGCTCATGA
- a CDS encoding rod shape-determining protein: protein MSKILDFALGMFSNDLAIDLGTANTCVYVKGHGIVLREPSVVAVKKDARGNNVVLAVGQDAKRMLGRTPGNIWAIRPMKDGVIADFEVTEAMLRHFIAKVHNSRRLVRPRIMICVPTGITQVEKRAVKESAQSAGAREVYLIEEPMAAAIGADLPIQEPTSNMVVDIGGGTTEVAVISLSGIVYSRSVRVGGDKMDEAIMTHVKRKYNMLIGESSAEEIKIKIASAYPLDPEQQIEVKGRDLVTGIPQNIIITSEEVRKAISEQVDSIVQAVRIALEQTPPELAADIVDRGIVLTGGGALLKGLDQLLREETSLPITVVDDPLSTVVVGTGRAMDNLHILKEVCID, encoded by the coding sequence ATGTCCAAAATTCTGGATTTCGCATTAGGCATGTTTTCCAATGACCTGGCCATCGACCTTGGCACGGCCAATACCTGCGTCTACGTCAAGGGACACGGTATTGTGCTGCGTGAACCGTCGGTGGTGGCCGTCAAAAAAGATGCGCGCGGCAACAATGTGGTTCTGGCCGTTGGCCAGGACGCCAAGCGCATGCTCGGCAGAACGCCCGGCAACATCTGGGCCATCCGCCCCATGAAGGACGGCGTCATTGCCGACTTTGAAGTGACCGAAGCCATGCTGCGCCACTTCATCGCCAAGGTACACAACTCGCGCCGCCTGGTGCGCCCGCGTATCATGATATGCGTGCCCACAGGCATCACCCAGGTTGAAAAACGCGCGGTGAAAGAATCGGCCCAGTCAGCCGGCGCACGTGAAGTATACCTCATCGAGGAGCCCATGGCAGCGGCCATTGGCGCGGATCTGCCCATTCAGGAACCTACCTCCAACATGGTGGTGGATATCGGCGGCGGCACCACGGAAGTGGCGGTCATCTCCCTTTCGGGCATCGTGTATTCGCGCTCGGTTCGCGTTGGCGGCGACAAGATGGACGAAGCCATCATGACGCACGTCAAGCGCAAGTATAACATGCTCATCGGTGAATCCTCGGCTGAAGAAATCAAGATCAAGATCGCCTCGGCCTATCCGCTCGATCCGGAACAGCAGATTGAGGTCAAGGGCCGCGACCTTGTGACGGGCATTCCCCAGAATATCATCATCACCTCGGAGGAAGTGCGCAAGGCCATTTCCGAACAGGTGGACAGCATAGTGCAGGCCGTGCGCATTGCCCTGGAACAGACGCCGCCCGAACTGGCGGCCGACATTGTGGACAGGGGCATAGTGCTCACGGGCGGCGGCGCGCTGCTCAAGGGCCTGGATCAGCTTTTGCGCGAAGAAACCTCCCTGCCCATCACGGTTGTGGACGACCCCCTGTCCACCGTTGTTGTGGGCACGGGCCGGGCTATGGACAACCTGCATATTCTTAAAGAAGTGTGCATCGACTGA
- a CDS encoding TIGR01212 family radical SAM protein, which yields MLRWHTLAVYFRRKYGTRVQKIPLDAGASCPNRDGALSRCGCTFCNASGSGSGLGGRGFSLDNQWLAWLEKYRTTDADRAFMAYLQSYSNTYGSPERLQLLLQQVAALPGCLGVAVGTRPDCLDQRKLDMLAACGAPVSVTVRDAKHYTRNADGDNGQKSGLAEVWLELGLQSMHDATLRRINRGHNAACSEWAVRAAAARGLAVCGHLMAGLPGEDEKAFLQSLDWALSLPLRGLKIHNVYVPLGTALARQYEEGGYKPLARDEYVDLLCAALPRIPSTMIMHRVQSDPAPGELLAPAWAAEKRGVITDLRRAMTARDLWQGKAADVPEARPEWYGG from the coding sequence ATGCTGCGCTGGCATACTCTGGCCGTGTATTTTCGCCGTAAATACGGCACACGGGTGCAAAAAATTCCACTTGACGCGGGAGCTTCCTGTCCCAATCGCGACGGAGCGCTCTCGCGTTGCGGCTGCACGTTCTGCAATGCTTCCGGTTCCGGTTCCGGCCTTGGCGGGCGCGGCTTTTCCCTGGACAACCAATGGCTGGCCTGGCTTGAAAAGTACCGTACAACCGATGCAGACAGGGCCTTTATGGCCTATCTTCAGTCCTACTCCAATACCTACGGTTCGCCAGAACGCTTGCAACTTTTGCTCCAACAGGTAGCGGCCCTGCCCGGCTGCCTTGGTGTGGCCGTGGGCACGCGGCCGGACTGTCTTGACCAGCGCAAACTGGACATGTTGGCTGCCTGCGGCGCACCTGTCAGCGTCACCGTACGTGATGCAAAGCACTATACGCGAAATGCTGACGGAGACAATGGGCAGAAAAGCGGCCTTGCCGAGGTGTGGCTGGAGCTTGGTCTGCAAAGCATGCATGACGCCACGCTCAGGCGCATAAACCGTGGGCACAACGCCGCGTGTTCCGAGTGGGCCGTGCGCGCGGCGGCCGCGCGGGGCCTTGCGGTGTGCGGGCATCTCATGGCCGGACTGCCGGGCGAGGATGAAAAAGCTTTTTTACAAAGCCTTGACTGGGCGCTCTCGCTGCCGCTACGCGGGCTGAAAATACACAATGTCTACGTGCCGCTGGGCACGGCCCTGGCCCGCCAGTATGAGGAGGGCGGCTACAAGCCCCTGGCCCGCGACGAATATGTGGATCTGCTTTGCGCGGCCCTGCCGCGCATTCCCTCGACCATGATCATGCACCGGGTGCAGAGCGACCCGGCCCCCGGCGAACTGCTGGCCCCGGCCTGGGCGGCGGAAAAGCGCGGCGTCATCACTGACCTTCGGCGTGCCATGACAGCACGCGATCTTTGGCAGGGCAAGGCGGCGGATGTGCCGGAGGCGCGGCCGGAATGGTACGGCGGGTAA
- a CDS encoding TOBE domain-containing protein → MEKNKNREEMAALLRTLSSADRAWLRQRLMRRDSAALLQDTGRISPRELLAVETWLWEKASVARGPREKRPRLRMWLIFMLLRYAALRLVEIFNLKPSHLDLQEGIIRVPDGDGTPGREVPLPLTVSRRLRRVLEDPALFPESQDLMRCDASYVRRCLQQCGAACGLPKGLLSARALRHSRALELGRQGLPLPVVDIFLGRRAAPGQNSIVRCDPQEARRLLREQLQRERPMKTSARNVFQGRITSLRQTGIMVEVVLRTAGGLRIVSLITDESCRTLALTEGKLVNASVKAPWVLVSPGEFAKNSPPPAENCFLGVIEKVREDQMVAEVVVALPEGSLVCAIQSCCLESSGAFKVGQKATVLFKSFSVILNLD, encoded by the coding sequence ATGGAAAAAAATAAAAACCGTGAGGAAATGGCCGCGCTGCTGCGCACCCTTTCTTCAGCCGACCGGGCATGGCTGCGCCAGCGCCTCATGCGCCGCGACTCCGCTGCGCTGTTGCAGGACACCGGCCGCATAAGCCCCCGCGAACTGCTGGCCGTGGAAACGTGGCTGTGGGAAAAGGCCAGTGTGGCCCGTGGCCCGCGCGAAAAGCGCCCTCGCCTGCGCATGTGGCTCATTTTTATGCTTTTACGCTATGCCGCACTGCGCCTTGTGGAAATTTTCAACCTCAAGCCTTCCCATCTGGATCTGCAGGAAGGCATCATCCGTGTGCCGGATGGCGACGGAACCCCAGGACGCGAGGTTCCCCTGCCGCTGACCGTAAGCCGCCGCCTGCGCCGCGTGCTTGAAGACCCCGCGCTCTTTCCTGAAAGTCAGGATCTCATGCGCTGCGACGCCAGCTACGTGCGTCGCTGCCTGCAACAGTGCGGGGCCGCCTGTGGCCTGCCCAAGGGGCTTTTAAGCGCCCGCGCCCTGCGCCACAGCCGCGCGCTCGAACTGGGACGCCAGGGCCTGCCCCTGCCTGTGGTGGACATTTTTTTGGGACGCCGCGCTGCTCCGGGACAAAACAGCATCGTGCGCTGCGACCCGCAGGAGGCCCGCCGTCTTCTGCGCGAACAACTGCAAAGGGAGCGCCCCATGAAAACCAGTGCCAGAAACGTCTTTCAGGGGCGCATTACCTCACTGCGACAGACCGGCATCATGGTGGAAGTGGTGCTGCGCACTGCCGGCGGCCTGCGCATCGTCTCGCTTATCACGGACGAAAGCTGCCGCACCCTGGCCCTGACCGAGGGCAAACTGGTCAACGCCAGCGTCAAGGCCCCATGGGTTCTTGTGTCGCCGGGTGAATTTGCCAAAAATTCCCCGCCTCCGGCGGAAAACTGCTTTCTCGGCGTGATTGAAAAGGTACGCGAGGATCAAATGGTGGCAGAAGTTGTGGTGGCCCTGCCCGAAGGCAGCCTTGTGTGCGCCATACAAAGCTGCTGCCTTGAATCTTCCGGCGCGTTCAAAGTGGGACAAAAAGCCACCGTGCTGTTCAAATCTTTTTCTGTCATTCTGAATCTGGATTAA
- the modA gene encoding molybdate ABC transporter substrate-binding protein, with the protein MKKPFFSRIFLALACTGLLVLPAQAAEMTVSGAASLTNAFTELKGMFEKRHADLKVNVNFAASNPLLKQIQEGAPVDVFASADQATMDKAVAAKVVNPATRVNFAENDLVLIVPAGSKKPAKLDELKKFKKIAIGNPDSVPVGRYTKDALGNAKLWEAVQAALIQGNSVRQVLDYVARGEVDAGFVYATDAKQMADKVDVVMVVGGHEPVTYPIAVALTGSNPKMGQAFIDFVLSPEGQAVLARYGFSKP; encoded by the coding sequence ATGAAAAAACCGTTCTTTTCACGCATTTTTCTTGCTCTGGCTTGTACAGGACTGCTGGTTCTTCCCGCGCAGGCAGCTGAAATGACCGTTTCAGGCGCGGCCAGCCTGACCAATGCCTTCACCGAACTGAAAGGCATGTTTGAAAAGCGCCACGCCGATCTCAAGGTCAATGTGAACTTTGCCGCGTCCAACCCCCTGCTCAAGCAGATTCAGGAAGGCGCACCCGTGGACGTCTTTGCTTCCGCCGACCAGGCCACCATGGACAAAGCCGTGGCCGCCAAGGTTGTGAACCCCGCCACGCGCGTGAACTTTGCCGAAAACGATCTGGTTCTTATTGTCCCCGCTGGCAGCAAGAAGCCTGCCAAGCTTGACGAACTCAAGAAGTTCAAGAAGATCGCCATCGGCAATCCCGACTCTGTACCCGTGGGCCGCTACACCAAGGACGCCCTTGGCAACGCCAAACTGTGGGAAGCCGTGCAGGCAGCCCTTATTCAGGGCAACAGCGTGCGTCAGGTGCTGGACTACGTGGCCCGAGGCGAAGTGGACGCAGGTTTTGTGTACGCCACCGACGCCAAGCAGATGGCTGACAAGGTGGACGTGGTGATGGTTGTGGGCGGACACGAACCCGTGACCTACCCCATTGCCGTTGCCCTTACTGGCTCCAACCCCAAGATGGGCCAGGCATTCATCGATTTCGTGCTCTCGCCCGAAGGGCAGGCGGTTCTGGCCAGGTACGGCTTTTCCAAGCCGTAG
- the modB gene encoding molybdate ABC transporter permease subunit translates to MDFDGISIWSPLELSLRVAGTATLVSFVAATLMAWALARKKGPMPALLDALCTLPLVLPPTVLGYYLILLVGRRGVFGHWLAELGINLIFSWKGAVVAATVVVFPLIYKSARAALEQVDGHLEDAARTLGASEWRVFVSVSLPLAWKGIFAGLMLAFARGMGEFGATLMIAGNIPGKTQTLALAIYDAFQAGNDAQATWLVVVTSLACVGLLMAAELLLKLKRRRR, encoded by the coding sequence ATGGACTTTGACGGCATTTCCATCTGGAGCCCGCTGGAGCTTTCGCTCCGGGTGGCTGGCACGGCCACGCTGGTGTCCTTTGTGGCGGCCACGCTCATGGCCTGGGCGCTGGCCCGCAAAAAAGGCCCCATGCCCGCGCTGCTGGACGCCCTGTGTACCCTGCCGCTGGTTTTGCCGCCCACGGTGCTGGGCTACTACCTCATCTTGCTGGTGGGGCGGCGAGGGGTGTTCGGCCACTGGCTGGCAGAACTCGGCATCAATCTCATCTTTTCGTGGAAGGGCGCGGTAGTGGCGGCCACGGTGGTGGTGTTTCCGCTTATTTACAAATCCGCCAGAGCGGCTCTGGAGCAGGTGGACGGGCACCTGGAAGACGCCGCCCGTACCCTCGGCGCTTCGGAGTGGCGCGTGTTCGTCAGCGTGTCCCTGCCGCTGGCCTGGAAGGGCATTTTTGCCGGACTTATGCTGGCGTTTGCGCGCGGGATGGGCGAATTCGGCGCAACGCTCATGATTGCGGGCAACATCCCCGGCAAGACCCAGACGCTGGCCCTGGCCATTTATGACGCCTTTCAGGCTGGCAACGACGCGCAGGCCACCTGGCTTGTGGTGGTCACTTCCCTTGCCTGCGTGGGTCTGCTCATGGCTGCGGAATTGCTGTTGAAACTGAAAAGGCGGCGGCGATGA
- a CDS encoding ATP-binding cassette domain-containing protein: protein MISLRLYKSFKNAAVPFSLDVDYEIGGDHKNVVLFGPSGSGKSLTMQCLAGLVRPDSGHILLGGRTLYDGASNVFVPAQRRKIGYMFQDYALFPHLTLLQNVAYSGTGLWPWRVCAAQHQRAQDMLERFGIGHLARSLPSQLSGGQRQRAALARALNAEPELLLLDEPFSALDPLLRERLREELLELMADLTIPAVIITHDPGDVDVFAGSLILYDHGRARMVPNYADLRRGFDSPGRCLRHLQEQGPEQGQEQGPDQGPDQGQEQRQNICMGKSH from the coding sequence ATGATTTCCCTGCGTTTGTACAAGAGCTTCAAAAACGCGGCAGTGCCTTTCAGCCTGGACGTAGACTATGAGATAGGCGGGGATCACAAGAACGTGGTGCTCTTCGGGCCTTCCGGTTCGGGCAAGAGCCTGACCATGCAGTGTCTTGCCGGGCTGGTGCGCCCGGATTCCGGCCATATCCTTCTTGGCGGACGCACGCTGTATGATGGGGCCAGCAATGTCTTTGTGCCCGCCCAGCGCCGCAAAATCGGCTACATGTTCCAGGATTACGCCCTGTTTCCGCATCTGACCCTGTTGCAGAATGTGGCCTACAGCGGCACCGGCCTCTGGCCATGGCGCGTGTGCGCGGCCCAGCATCAGCGCGCACAGGACATGCTCGAGCGGTTCGGCATCGGGCATCTGGCCCGCAGCCTGCCTTCACAGCTTTCCGGCGGCCAGCGGCAGCGCGCGGCTTTGGCCCGCGCGCTCAATGCCGAACCGGAGCTTCTGCTGCTGGACGAGCCGTTCTCGGCGCTTGATCCGTTGCTGCGTGAGCGTCTGCGCGAAGAACTGCTGGAACTGATGGCGGATCTCACCATACCGGCGGTGATTATTACGCATGATCCCGGCGATGTGGACGTGTTCGCGGGCAGCCTGATTCTTTATGATCACGGTCGCGCCCGGATGGTGCCCAACTATGCCGATCTGCGGCGCGGTTTTGACAGCCCTGGCCGCTGCCTGCGACATTTGCAGGAGCAGGGGCCAGAGCAGGGACAGGAGCAGGGGCCAGATCAGGGGCCAGATCAGGGACAGGAGCAGAGGCAGAATATTTGCATGGGAAAGTCTCACTGA